From one Lycium barbarum isolate Lr01 chromosome 6, ASM1917538v2, whole genome shotgun sequence genomic stretch:
- the LOC132644952 gene encoding BRCT domain-containing protein At4g02110-like isoform X3: MFSRIFTGVRFVLVGFNFLKLEQIRFKLLVGGGVDVSEYGPDCTHLIVDKTIYDDHVCVAARRDGKVVVTGLWVEHSFDLGMPVDHLSIMYRPSRDLDGIPGAKSLILCLTGYQRQDRDDIMTMVGLMGANFSKPLIANKVTHLICYKFEGEKYELAKKLKKIKLVNHRWLEDCLMAWEILPEAGYDKSGYELEMMMEAEAKDSEDEQDDIAANMGGERVSFTSPQHSKSPNQFLLKEEISRNISEIHTPTGLSDLENNKQLASCAPKESKSDLVTIFEESHKRHLETLGTTVTRNEYVPLSMPQNGISTASVCNSAKKSPNSCLPNSCVSSYSQKKPRKIGLTMASEQIESAGCPSTNAVSQHCDNLNFCSEKEQDETDVGSAKIPTSKMSCLEKGQSSILPEKRSVDMIYNGSAKTIHSPESMLNGDLVEDRGEELGRHLSLLKNVQFGNGASLDPLQTCDSSISNSLKHGSQLECDEDLLRAGTCAIVRLKKTALSSNVDPVNFHSCDTEYSTGEHNSPRNELQAVKNPSPGNEREDIEKSIQLAELENAVGDTRSGSNPLKRKSLSKKTLGSGLNLCERDARNQKGITVLNKIVPSNDSAPSVSWGRKDRDHQEVRRFAKVEVPSAGSAESSKETEKRKYVDSAKKDVKTAESKNDDAETPEDEEYDELNVLTGKSSGVPQSRVKSAEKLVVNTNQTDVEDCAVRHDADNKDSEGQKTISGKKTRSNKSTSAQNDVDEKVTKGPKYLMKRSKATNLAPKRAVFSAKVAQRKKSKNDKNKNVETENGKGLPETGEPTALALDHELNSTVVEKENRPLTGGQSWSYNECGAGETSPKCDKRKPLKADVANPRSLQVTKAETEPKWFILSGHRLQRKEFQKAVECLKGNVCRDSHQWSYQATHFIVPDPVRRTEKFFAAAASGRWILKSDYLTASNEAGRFLDEEKYEWHKKGLTEDLAIDLEAPRKWRLLRKRTGHGAFYGMKIIIYGDCIVPPLDTLKRTVKAGDGTILATSPPYTRFLNSGVDFAVVDETMPRYDMWVQEFLRHEIPCILPDYLVAYVCKPCYSRDNYIQYSTHTWVERSLKNLADRLEEVVVDTVPSDNNSNVEC; the protein is encoded by the exons ATGTTCTCCAGAATCTTCACTGGTGTTCGTTTTGTTCTTGTCGGATTCAATTTTCTAAAATTGGAGCAG ATTCGGTTCAAGCTGTTGGTGGGTGGTGGAGTTGACGTGTCCGAATACGGACCGGATTGCACACACCTCATTGTAGATAAAACTATTTAT GATGATCATGTATGTGTTGCTGCCCGACGGGACGGAAAGGTTGTAGTCACAGGCTTGTGGGTCGAGCACAGTTTTGATCTGGGAATGCCTGTCGATCACCTCTCT ATCATGTACAGACCTTCGAGGGATTTGGATGGAATCCCAGGCGCGAAATCCCTAATTCTGTGCTTAACTGGATATCAGCGGCAAGATCGAGATGATATAATG acaATGGTTGGGCTGATGGGTGCAAATTTTTCAAAGCCATTGATTGCAAACAAAGTCACTCATCTTATTTGCTACAAATTCGAAG GAGAGAAATATGAGCTTGCCAAGAAACTGAAGAAGATAAAACTAGTGAATCACCGGTGGTTAGAAGATTG TTTAATGGCTTGGGAAATTCTTCCGGAGGCTGGCTATGATAAAAG TGGGTATGAGTTGGAGATGATGATGGAAGCTGAAGCCAAGGATTCTGAAGATGAGCAAGACGACATTGCTGCTAACATGGGTGGAGAGAGAGTTTCTTTCACTAGTCCTCAACATTCAAAGAGTCCCAATCAATTCCTTTTGAAGGAGGAAATCTCTAGAAACATCTCAGAGATACACACACCTACAGGTTTGTCAGATCTTGAAAACAATAAGCAGCTGGCATCATGTGCTCCCAAGGAATCAAAATCGGACCTGGTTACAATCTTTGAAGAATCTCATAAGAGGCATCTTGAGACCCTTGGCACCACTGTGACTAGAAATGAATATGTGCCACTTAGCATGCCACAAAATGGAATTAGTACAGCCTCAGTTTGTAATAGTGCTAAGAAGTCTCCTAACTCTTGTCTGCCAAACAGTTGTGTTAGTAGTTATTCCCAAAAAAAACCTAGAAAAATTGGTCTTACCATGGCCTCGGAACAAATTGAGAGCGCAGGATGTCCTTCCACTAATGCTGTGAGTCAACATTGTGATAACTTGAACTTCTGCTCAGAGAAAGAGCAGGATGAAACTGATGTTGGTTCTGCAAAAATTCCTACTAGTAAAATGTCATGCCTTGAAAAGGGCCAAAGTAGTATACTCCCTGAGAAAAGGAGTGTGGACATGATATATAATGGCTCTGCAAAAACTATTCATAGTCCAGAAAGCATGTTAAATGGTGACCTGGTGGAAGATCGTGGTGAAGAGTTAGGCAGACATTTGTCATTACTGAAGAATGTCCAGTTTGGCAATGGTGCAAGTCTTGATCCCTTGCAAACTTGTGATTCTTCTATTTCCAATTCCTTAAAACATGGCAGTCAGCTAGAGTGTGATGAGGATCTATTGCGAGCTGGCACTTGTGCGATCGTGCGGTTAAAAAAGACTGCTTTGAGCAGCAATGTTGACCCTGTGAATTTTCACTCATGTGACACTGAGTATTCTACTGGTGAACACAACAGCCCAAGGAACGAACTGCAAGCTGTCAAAAATCCATCTCCAGGCAATGAAAGAGAAGATATTGAGAAGTCTATTCAGTTGGCTGAACTGGAAAATGCTGTAGGAGATACTAGGTCAGGGTCTAATCCATTAAAGAGAAAATCCCTTTCTAAGAAGACACTGGGATCTGGACTAAATCTCTGTGAAAGGGACGCAAGAAATCAGAAAGGTATTACAGTTCTTAACAAGATTGTTCCATCAAATGATTCTGCACCCTCTGTGAGCTGGGGTAGAAAGGACAGAGATCACCAAGAGGTTCGGAGATTTGCAAAGGTTGAGGTTCCATCAGCAGGAAGTGCAGAATCAAGCAAAGAGACTGAGAAAAGAAAATACGTGGATTCTGCAAAGAAAGATGTTAAAACAGCTGAATCCAAAAATGATGATGCTGAAACTCCTGAGGACGAAGAGTATGATGAGTTGAATGTCTTAACAGGAAAGTCCAGTGGAGTACCACAGTCTCGGGTTAAATCTGCAGAGAAACTAGTTGTGAACACGAATCAGACTGATGTGGAAGATTGTGCTGTGAGGCATGATGCTGACAACAAGGACTCTGAAGGTCAAAAGACTATTTCTGGCAAGAAGACCAGGTCAAATAAATCAACTTCTGCACAGAATGATGTGGATGAGAAAGTAACCAAAGGTCCAAAGTATTTGATGAAGAGGAGCAAAGCAACTAATTTAGCTCCTAAAAGAGCTGTATTTTCCGCAAAAGTTGCCCAAAGAAAGAAGTCCAAAAATGATAAAAACAAGAATGtggaaacagagaatggaaaagGTTTACCTGAAACAGGTGAACCCACAGCACTGGCACTTGATCATGAATTGAACTCCACGGTTGTGGAGAAGGAGAATAGACCTCTTACTGGAGGCCAAAGCTGGAGTTATAATGAATGTGGAGCTGGCGAAACTTCTCCAAAATGTGATAAAAGAAAACCTCTAAAGGCTGATGTTGCAAATCCTCGCTCATTGCAGGTTACTAAAGCAGAAACTGAGCCGAAGTGGTTTATCCTTAGTGGACATCGGCTGCAAAGAAAGGAATTTCAGAAGGCCGTTGAATGTTTGAAAGGAAATGTGTGCAGAGATTCTCATCAATGGTCATATCAGGCAACTCATTTTATTGTTCCAGATCCAGTTCGCAGAACTGAAAAATTCTTTGCTGCTGCAGCCTCTGGAAG GTGGATCCTGAAGTCTGATTATTTAACAGCCAGTAACGAAGCTGGAAGATTTTTGGATGAAGAAAAATATGAATGGCACAAAAAAGGCTTAACAGAAGATTTAGCAATCGACTTAGAAGCTCCAAGGAAGTGGCGGCTCTTGAGGAAGAGAACTGGACATGGTGCATTTTATGGAATGAAGATAATCATATATGGAGACTGCATTGTACCACCATTG GATACACTGAAGCGCACTGTCAAGGCCGGAGATGGTACAATATTAGCAACTTCACCGCCTTACACTCGCTTCCTTAACTCAGGTGTCGATTTTGCCGTTGTCGATGAGACCATGCCCCGTTATGATATGTGGGTTCAAGAATTCTTAAGGCACGAGATACCTTGCATTTTGCCTGACTACTTGGTGGCTTATGTGTGCAAACCCTGTTATTCCCGTGACAATTACATACAATACAGTACTCATACTTGGGTAGAAAGGTCATTGAAAAACCTGGCAGATCGCTTGGAAGAGGTTGTTGTAGATACGGTGCCATCAGATAACAACAGTAACGTGGAATGCTGA
- the LOC132644952 gene encoding BRCT domain-containing protein At4g02110-like isoform X1: MIGTSMAETKQDMFSRIFTGVRFVLVGFNFLKLEQIRFKLLVGGGVDVSEYGPDCTHLIVDKTIYDDHVCVAARRDGKVVVTGLWVEHSFDLGMPVDHLSIMYRPSRDLDGIPGAKSLILCLTGYQRQDRDDIMTMVGLMGANFSKPLIANKVTHLICYKFEGEKYELAKKLKKIKLVNHRWLEDCLMAWEILPEAGYDKSGYELEMMMEAEAKDSEDEQDDIAANMGGERVSFTSPQHSKSPNQFLLKEEISRNISEIHTPTGLSDLENNKQLASCAPKESKSDLVTIFEESHKRHLETLGTTVTRNEYVPLSMPQNGISTASVCNSAKKSPNSCLPNSCVSSYSQKKPRKIGLTMASEQIESAGCPSTNAVSQHCDNLNFCSEKEQDETDVGSAKIPTSKMSCLEKGQSSILPEKRSVDMIYNGSAKTIHSPESMLNGDLVEDRGEELGRHLSLLKNVQFGNGASLDPLQTCDSSISNSLKHGSQLECDEDLLRAGTCAIVRLKKTALSSNVDPVNFHSCDTEYSTGEHNSPRNELQAVKNPSPGNEREDIEKSIQLAELENAVGDTRSGSNPLKRKSLSKKTLGSGLNLCERDARNQKGITVLNKIVPSNDSAPSVSWGRKDRDHQEVRRFAKVEVPSAGSAESSKETEKRKYVDSAKKDVKTAESKNDDAETPEDEEYDELNVLTGKSSGVPQSRVKSAEKLVVNTNQTDVEDCAVRHDADNKDSEGQKTISGKKTRSNKSTSAQNDVDEKVTKGPKYLMKRSKATNLAPKRAVFSAKVAQRKKSKNDKNKNVETENGKGLPETGEPTALALDHELNSTVVEKENRPLTGGQSWSYNECGAGETSPKCDKRKPLKADVANPRSLQVTKAETEPKWFILSGHRLQRKEFQKAVECLKGNVCRDSHQWSYQATHFIVPDPVRRTEKFFAAAASGRWILKSDYLTASNEAGRFLDEEKYEWHKKGLTEDLAIDLEAPRKWRLLRKRTGHGAFYGMKIIIYGDCIVPPLDTLKRTVKAGDGTILATSPPYTRFLNSGVDFAVVDETMPRYDMWVQEFLRHEIPCILPDYLVAYVCKPCYSRDNYIQYSTHTWVERSLKNLADRLEEVVVDTVPSDNNSNVEC, encoded by the exons AT GATAGGAACTTCAATGGCAGAAACCAAGCAAGATATGTTCTCCAGAATCTTCACTGGTGTTCGTTTTGTTCTTGTCGGATTCAATTTTCTAAAATTGGAGCAG ATTCGGTTCAAGCTGTTGGTGGGTGGTGGAGTTGACGTGTCCGAATACGGACCGGATTGCACACACCTCATTGTAGATAAAACTATTTAT GATGATCATGTATGTGTTGCTGCCCGACGGGACGGAAAGGTTGTAGTCACAGGCTTGTGGGTCGAGCACAGTTTTGATCTGGGAATGCCTGTCGATCACCTCTCT ATCATGTACAGACCTTCGAGGGATTTGGATGGAATCCCAGGCGCGAAATCCCTAATTCTGTGCTTAACTGGATATCAGCGGCAAGATCGAGATGATATAATG acaATGGTTGGGCTGATGGGTGCAAATTTTTCAAAGCCATTGATTGCAAACAAAGTCACTCATCTTATTTGCTACAAATTCGAAG GAGAGAAATATGAGCTTGCCAAGAAACTGAAGAAGATAAAACTAGTGAATCACCGGTGGTTAGAAGATTG TTTAATGGCTTGGGAAATTCTTCCGGAGGCTGGCTATGATAAAAG TGGGTATGAGTTGGAGATGATGATGGAAGCTGAAGCCAAGGATTCTGAAGATGAGCAAGACGACATTGCTGCTAACATGGGTGGAGAGAGAGTTTCTTTCACTAGTCCTCAACATTCAAAGAGTCCCAATCAATTCCTTTTGAAGGAGGAAATCTCTAGAAACATCTCAGAGATACACACACCTACAGGTTTGTCAGATCTTGAAAACAATAAGCAGCTGGCATCATGTGCTCCCAAGGAATCAAAATCGGACCTGGTTACAATCTTTGAAGAATCTCATAAGAGGCATCTTGAGACCCTTGGCACCACTGTGACTAGAAATGAATATGTGCCACTTAGCATGCCACAAAATGGAATTAGTACAGCCTCAGTTTGTAATAGTGCTAAGAAGTCTCCTAACTCTTGTCTGCCAAACAGTTGTGTTAGTAGTTATTCCCAAAAAAAACCTAGAAAAATTGGTCTTACCATGGCCTCGGAACAAATTGAGAGCGCAGGATGTCCTTCCACTAATGCTGTGAGTCAACATTGTGATAACTTGAACTTCTGCTCAGAGAAAGAGCAGGATGAAACTGATGTTGGTTCTGCAAAAATTCCTACTAGTAAAATGTCATGCCTTGAAAAGGGCCAAAGTAGTATACTCCCTGAGAAAAGGAGTGTGGACATGATATATAATGGCTCTGCAAAAACTATTCATAGTCCAGAAAGCATGTTAAATGGTGACCTGGTGGAAGATCGTGGTGAAGAGTTAGGCAGACATTTGTCATTACTGAAGAATGTCCAGTTTGGCAATGGTGCAAGTCTTGATCCCTTGCAAACTTGTGATTCTTCTATTTCCAATTCCTTAAAACATGGCAGTCAGCTAGAGTGTGATGAGGATCTATTGCGAGCTGGCACTTGTGCGATCGTGCGGTTAAAAAAGACTGCTTTGAGCAGCAATGTTGACCCTGTGAATTTTCACTCATGTGACACTGAGTATTCTACTGGTGAACACAACAGCCCAAGGAACGAACTGCAAGCTGTCAAAAATCCATCTCCAGGCAATGAAAGAGAAGATATTGAGAAGTCTATTCAGTTGGCTGAACTGGAAAATGCTGTAGGAGATACTAGGTCAGGGTCTAATCCATTAAAGAGAAAATCCCTTTCTAAGAAGACACTGGGATCTGGACTAAATCTCTGTGAAAGGGACGCAAGAAATCAGAAAGGTATTACAGTTCTTAACAAGATTGTTCCATCAAATGATTCTGCACCCTCTGTGAGCTGGGGTAGAAAGGACAGAGATCACCAAGAGGTTCGGAGATTTGCAAAGGTTGAGGTTCCATCAGCAGGAAGTGCAGAATCAAGCAAAGAGACTGAGAAAAGAAAATACGTGGATTCTGCAAAGAAAGATGTTAAAACAGCTGAATCCAAAAATGATGATGCTGAAACTCCTGAGGACGAAGAGTATGATGAGTTGAATGTCTTAACAGGAAAGTCCAGTGGAGTACCACAGTCTCGGGTTAAATCTGCAGAGAAACTAGTTGTGAACACGAATCAGACTGATGTGGAAGATTGTGCTGTGAGGCATGATGCTGACAACAAGGACTCTGAAGGTCAAAAGACTATTTCTGGCAAGAAGACCAGGTCAAATAAATCAACTTCTGCACAGAATGATGTGGATGAGAAAGTAACCAAAGGTCCAAAGTATTTGATGAAGAGGAGCAAAGCAACTAATTTAGCTCCTAAAAGAGCTGTATTTTCCGCAAAAGTTGCCCAAAGAAAGAAGTCCAAAAATGATAAAAACAAGAATGtggaaacagagaatggaaaagGTTTACCTGAAACAGGTGAACCCACAGCACTGGCACTTGATCATGAATTGAACTCCACGGTTGTGGAGAAGGAGAATAGACCTCTTACTGGAGGCCAAAGCTGGAGTTATAATGAATGTGGAGCTGGCGAAACTTCTCCAAAATGTGATAAAAGAAAACCTCTAAAGGCTGATGTTGCAAATCCTCGCTCATTGCAGGTTACTAAAGCAGAAACTGAGCCGAAGTGGTTTATCCTTAGTGGACATCGGCTGCAAAGAAAGGAATTTCAGAAGGCCGTTGAATGTTTGAAAGGAAATGTGTGCAGAGATTCTCATCAATGGTCATATCAGGCAACTCATTTTATTGTTCCAGATCCAGTTCGCAGAACTGAAAAATTCTTTGCTGCTGCAGCCTCTGGAAG GTGGATCCTGAAGTCTGATTATTTAACAGCCAGTAACGAAGCTGGAAGATTTTTGGATGAAGAAAAATATGAATGGCACAAAAAAGGCTTAACAGAAGATTTAGCAATCGACTTAGAAGCTCCAAGGAAGTGGCGGCTCTTGAGGAAGAGAACTGGACATGGTGCATTTTATGGAATGAAGATAATCATATATGGAGACTGCATTGTACCACCATTG GATACACTGAAGCGCACTGTCAAGGCCGGAGATGGTACAATATTAGCAACTTCACCGCCTTACACTCGCTTCCTTAACTCAGGTGTCGATTTTGCCGTTGTCGATGAGACCATGCCCCGTTATGATATGTGGGTTCAAGAATTCTTAAGGCACGAGATACCTTGCATTTTGCCTGACTACTTGGTGGCTTATGTGTGCAAACCCTGTTATTCCCGTGACAATTACATACAATACAGTACTCATACTTGGGTAGAAAGGTCATTGAAAAACCTGGCAGATCGCTTGGAAGAGGTTGTTGTAGATACGGTGCCATCAGATAACAACAGTAACGTGGAATGCTGA
- the LOC132644952 gene encoding BRCT domain-containing protein At4g02110-like isoform X2 yields MAETKQDMFSRIFTGVRFVLVGFNFLKLEQIRFKLLVGGGVDVSEYGPDCTHLIVDKTIYDDHVCVAARRDGKVVVTGLWVEHSFDLGMPVDHLSIMYRPSRDLDGIPGAKSLILCLTGYQRQDRDDIMTMVGLMGANFSKPLIANKVTHLICYKFEGEKYELAKKLKKIKLVNHRWLEDCLMAWEILPEAGYDKSGYELEMMMEAEAKDSEDEQDDIAANMGGERVSFTSPQHSKSPNQFLLKEEISRNISEIHTPTGLSDLENNKQLASCAPKESKSDLVTIFEESHKRHLETLGTTVTRNEYVPLSMPQNGISTASVCNSAKKSPNSCLPNSCVSSYSQKKPRKIGLTMASEQIESAGCPSTNAVSQHCDNLNFCSEKEQDETDVGSAKIPTSKMSCLEKGQSSILPEKRSVDMIYNGSAKTIHSPESMLNGDLVEDRGEELGRHLSLLKNVQFGNGASLDPLQTCDSSISNSLKHGSQLECDEDLLRAGTCAIVRLKKTALSSNVDPVNFHSCDTEYSTGEHNSPRNELQAVKNPSPGNEREDIEKSIQLAELENAVGDTRSGSNPLKRKSLSKKTLGSGLNLCERDARNQKGITVLNKIVPSNDSAPSVSWGRKDRDHQEVRRFAKVEVPSAGSAESSKETEKRKYVDSAKKDVKTAESKNDDAETPEDEEYDELNVLTGKSSGVPQSRVKSAEKLVVNTNQTDVEDCAVRHDADNKDSEGQKTISGKKTRSNKSTSAQNDVDEKVTKGPKYLMKRSKATNLAPKRAVFSAKVAQRKKSKNDKNKNVETENGKGLPETGEPTALALDHELNSTVVEKENRPLTGGQSWSYNECGAGETSPKCDKRKPLKADVANPRSLQVTKAETEPKWFILSGHRLQRKEFQKAVECLKGNVCRDSHQWSYQATHFIVPDPVRRTEKFFAAAASGRWILKSDYLTASNEAGRFLDEEKYEWHKKGLTEDLAIDLEAPRKWRLLRKRTGHGAFYGMKIIIYGDCIVPPLDTLKRTVKAGDGTILATSPPYTRFLNSGVDFAVVDETMPRYDMWVQEFLRHEIPCILPDYLVAYVCKPCYSRDNYIQYSTHTWVERSLKNLADRLEEVVVDTVPSDNNSNVEC; encoded by the exons ATGGCAGAAACCAAGCAAGATATGTTCTCCAGAATCTTCACTGGTGTTCGTTTTGTTCTTGTCGGATTCAATTTTCTAAAATTGGAGCAG ATTCGGTTCAAGCTGTTGGTGGGTGGTGGAGTTGACGTGTCCGAATACGGACCGGATTGCACACACCTCATTGTAGATAAAACTATTTAT GATGATCATGTATGTGTTGCTGCCCGACGGGACGGAAAGGTTGTAGTCACAGGCTTGTGGGTCGAGCACAGTTTTGATCTGGGAATGCCTGTCGATCACCTCTCT ATCATGTACAGACCTTCGAGGGATTTGGATGGAATCCCAGGCGCGAAATCCCTAATTCTGTGCTTAACTGGATATCAGCGGCAAGATCGAGATGATATAATG acaATGGTTGGGCTGATGGGTGCAAATTTTTCAAAGCCATTGATTGCAAACAAAGTCACTCATCTTATTTGCTACAAATTCGAAG GAGAGAAATATGAGCTTGCCAAGAAACTGAAGAAGATAAAACTAGTGAATCACCGGTGGTTAGAAGATTG TTTAATGGCTTGGGAAATTCTTCCGGAGGCTGGCTATGATAAAAG TGGGTATGAGTTGGAGATGATGATGGAAGCTGAAGCCAAGGATTCTGAAGATGAGCAAGACGACATTGCTGCTAACATGGGTGGAGAGAGAGTTTCTTTCACTAGTCCTCAACATTCAAAGAGTCCCAATCAATTCCTTTTGAAGGAGGAAATCTCTAGAAACATCTCAGAGATACACACACCTACAGGTTTGTCAGATCTTGAAAACAATAAGCAGCTGGCATCATGTGCTCCCAAGGAATCAAAATCGGACCTGGTTACAATCTTTGAAGAATCTCATAAGAGGCATCTTGAGACCCTTGGCACCACTGTGACTAGAAATGAATATGTGCCACTTAGCATGCCACAAAATGGAATTAGTACAGCCTCAGTTTGTAATAGTGCTAAGAAGTCTCCTAACTCTTGTCTGCCAAACAGTTGTGTTAGTAGTTATTCCCAAAAAAAACCTAGAAAAATTGGTCTTACCATGGCCTCGGAACAAATTGAGAGCGCAGGATGTCCTTCCACTAATGCTGTGAGTCAACATTGTGATAACTTGAACTTCTGCTCAGAGAAAGAGCAGGATGAAACTGATGTTGGTTCTGCAAAAATTCCTACTAGTAAAATGTCATGCCTTGAAAAGGGCCAAAGTAGTATACTCCCTGAGAAAAGGAGTGTGGACATGATATATAATGGCTCTGCAAAAACTATTCATAGTCCAGAAAGCATGTTAAATGGTGACCTGGTGGAAGATCGTGGTGAAGAGTTAGGCAGACATTTGTCATTACTGAAGAATGTCCAGTTTGGCAATGGTGCAAGTCTTGATCCCTTGCAAACTTGTGATTCTTCTATTTCCAATTCCTTAAAACATGGCAGTCAGCTAGAGTGTGATGAGGATCTATTGCGAGCTGGCACTTGTGCGATCGTGCGGTTAAAAAAGACTGCTTTGAGCAGCAATGTTGACCCTGTGAATTTTCACTCATGTGACACTGAGTATTCTACTGGTGAACACAACAGCCCAAGGAACGAACTGCAAGCTGTCAAAAATCCATCTCCAGGCAATGAAAGAGAAGATATTGAGAAGTCTATTCAGTTGGCTGAACTGGAAAATGCTGTAGGAGATACTAGGTCAGGGTCTAATCCATTAAAGAGAAAATCCCTTTCTAAGAAGACACTGGGATCTGGACTAAATCTCTGTGAAAGGGACGCAAGAAATCAGAAAGGTATTACAGTTCTTAACAAGATTGTTCCATCAAATGATTCTGCACCCTCTGTGAGCTGGGGTAGAAAGGACAGAGATCACCAAGAGGTTCGGAGATTTGCAAAGGTTGAGGTTCCATCAGCAGGAAGTGCAGAATCAAGCAAAGAGACTGAGAAAAGAAAATACGTGGATTCTGCAAAGAAAGATGTTAAAACAGCTGAATCCAAAAATGATGATGCTGAAACTCCTGAGGACGAAGAGTATGATGAGTTGAATGTCTTAACAGGAAAGTCCAGTGGAGTACCACAGTCTCGGGTTAAATCTGCAGAGAAACTAGTTGTGAACACGAATCAGACTGATGTGGAAGATTGTGCTGTGAGGCATGATGCTGACAACAAGGACTCTGAAGGTCAAAAGACTATTTCTGGCAAGAAGACCAGGTCAAATAAATCAACTTCTGCACAGAATGATGTGGATGAGAAAGTAACCAAAGGTCCAAAGTATTTGATGAAGAGGAGCAAAGCAACTAATTTAGCTCCTAAAAGAGCTGTATTTTCCGCAAAAGTTGCCCAAAGAAAGAAGTCCAAAAATGATAAAAACAAGAATGtggaaacagagaatggaaaagGTTTACCTGAAACAGGTGAACCCACAGCACTGGCACTTGATCATGAATTGAACTCCACGGTTGTGGAGAAGGAGAATAGACCTCTTACTGGAGGCCAAAGCTGGAGTTATAATGAATGTGGAGCTGGCGAAACTTCTCCAAAATGTGATAAAAGAAAACCTCTAAAGGCTGATGTTGCAAATCCTCGCTCATTGCAGGTTACTAAAGCAGAAACTGAGCCGAAGTGGTTTATCCTTAGTGGACATCGGCTGCAAAGAAAGGAATTTCAGAAGGCCGTTGAATGTTTGAAAGGAAATGTGTGCAGAGATTCTCATCAATGGTCATATCAGGCAACTCATTTTATTGTTCCAGATCCAGTTCGCAGAACTGAAAAATTCTTTGCTGCTGCAGCCTCTGGAAG GTGGATCCTGAAGTCTGATTATTTAACAGCCAGTAACGAAGCTGGAAGATTTTTGGATGAAGAAAAATATGAATGGCACAAAAAAGGCTTAACAGAAGATTTAGCAATCGACTTAGAAGCTCCAAGGAAGTGGCGGCTCTTGAGGAAGAGAACTGGACATGGTGCATTTTATGGAATGAAGATAATCATATATGGAGACTGCATTGTACCACCATTG GATACACTGAAGCGCACTGTCAAGGCCGGAGATGGTACAATATTAGCAACTTCACCGCCTTACACTCGCTTCCTTAACTCAGGTGTCGATTTTGCCGTTGTCGATGAGACCATGCCCCGTTATGATATGTGGGTTCAAGAATTCTTAAGGCACGAGATACCTTGCATTTTGCCTGACTACTTGGTGGCTTATGTGTGCAAACCCTGTTATTCCCGTGACAATTACATACAATACAGTACTCATACTTGGGTAGAAAGGTCATTGAAAAACCTGGCAGATCGCTTGGAAGAGGTTGTTGTAGATACGGTGCCATCAGATAACAACAGTAACGTGGAATGCTGA